The proteins below come from a single Mucilaginibacter mali genomic window:
- a CDS encoding DUF488 domain-containing protein: MSVKIKRIYEPFAKSDGFRILIDRLWPRGIKKEGTHIDKWMKDIAPSTQLRKWFDHDPEKWDEFRMKYHHELNESDAMKEMAAIINEQATATLLYGAKEEKYNHAIVLQELLKKHY; this comes from the coding sequence ATGTCAGTCAAAATAAAGCGTATTTATGAACCTTTTGCTAAAAGCGACGGCTTCCGCATATTGATAGACCGCCTGTGGCCTCGCGGCATAAAAAAGGAAGGCACCCATATTGATAAATGGATGAAGGATATTGCCCCATCCACCCAATTGCGCAAGTGGTTTGATCACGATCCGGAAAAATGGGACGAGTTCCGCATGAAATATCATCATGAATTGAACGAGTCGGACGCGATGAAGGAAATGGCCGCTATCATCAATGAGCAGGCTACCGCAACCTTGCTATACGGCGCTAAGGAAGAAAAATACAACCACGCGATAGTATTGCAGGAGTTATTAAAAAAACATTACTAA